CCGCGCGGCTGGCGGGGGGCAAATACTTCCTGTTTCTCGATTCAGACGACCTCATCCTGCCGGATTACATCGAAAAATGCGTCACGGTTTTGGAAAACAATCCCGACTGCAAGCTGGTGTATCCGTTGGCGGAATATTTCGATGCGCAAGAAGGCTTATGGAATCTGCCGGATTATGACGGTTTGGAAAGTCTGTTGAAGGGGAACCGTATCCCTATCATTTCTATGCATCGTGCCGAGGATTTCGTCTCTTTGGGTGGGTTTGATGAAAACCTGACAACACATGAAGATTGGGATCTTTGGATACGCCTCTTAAGCAACGGCGGAACCGTTATCCGTATTCCGGAAGTATTGTTCCGCTACCGCAAACGCCGTGACGGGTCATCGCTGATTAACCGCTTGGAACAAAATCCTGATTTAAACCGCGAAGACTGGCAAAAAGTCTACGAAAAAAACCGCGTTCTGTTTATGCAATATCATTTGGGATATTCCGACTGTATTCAAAAAATATCCTTATTAGAACAACAAATCCAATCTTTATCAGAATTAAACCTTCAATTGCGAGAAGACAATACCAATATGCAAAATCAAAACCAAGAATTACAGCATGTAATGGCAAAACTGCTGCAACAAACCGAACTGTCTGTCGAACAGACTGAATTTCTGCAACAGCAAATTGAAATGCTGTTGCGTAACAGTACCGTAGAAGAGCAATTAGAAGAACAAGAAAAACAAATCAAACTGCTGAAAAAACAAATTGATACCTTGCAGCAGGAAAAGCAATCGCTGGAGCAAAGTATTCATAAAGAAAACCGGAGATTGGCAAAATACAAAGGGTTGTGGACGGTTAAGGTATTCAAGCCTTTCGTTAAAACCGAACAGGCCATCAGCTCTGCCAACCGCTACCGCAAAGGCTTCCGTTTTTTGGTACGCGAGAAGGGCAGTATCGGCAAGGCATATCAGTTTTTACGCCGCCATTACAAGCAAACCCATTCGATTAAAAGCGTGAAACAGATATTGAAAGCCGTCAGTTCTGCATCGGCTTTTGAGCATTCGATTCAGGCAGACTCAATTCCGCAAACGTTTATCCATCGGCTGACCAAACACGCTGCCGACACGCTTGCGCCTAAAGTTGCCATCATTGCCGAACTTAGTATTCCGCAATGCAAAAAATACCGCGTTATCCAAAAGCAGGAAATGCTTGAAGAGCTGGGTATTCCTTGTTCCGTGACTTCATGGACGGACAGCAACGAAGCCAAGAAACAGATTTCTTTGGCAAGTTTGGTGATTTTCTACCGCGTTCCCGGTTTTGACAGCGTAATGGATTTAATTGCGGAATGCCGTCGTCTGAACATCAAAACATTATGGGATGTTGATGATTTGATTTTTGACGAAGATGTCCTGAAAACCAGCAGCACCATCAACTCGCTTGAACCGGCTGAAAAAGAAGGCGTAATCAACGGCGCGAAACTTTACCGGCAAGCCATGTTGGCGTGCAACGAAGGCATCGCTTCGACTTCCGGGCTGGCAAAAGCCATGAAGGAAGCAGGTTTGGAAACCATTTATGTGGTTGAAAACGCGTTGGATGATGAAACGCTGGCAGCGGCACGCAGCATTGAGGGTCGTCTGAAAAAACAAGAAGACGGTTTGATTCGGATTATTTACGGGTCGGGCACCAAAACGCACAACATCGACTTTTTGGAAGCCGCTCCCGCACTTGCCAACATATTGAAAGAAAATCCGAATGTCAGGTTCAGGATCATCGGCTATTTGGAGCTGCCCGAATATTTCGATGAAGTACAAAGCCAAATCGAGCGCATCCCATTTTGCAACTATACGGAATACCTGACTTATTTGTCCGAATGCGACATCAGCATCGCGCCTTTGGAAAACTTCGTTTTCAACGATGCCAAGAGCAACATCAAATACCTTGAAGCATCGATTACCAAAGTGGCGTCCATATGTTCGCCAAGGGCGGCTTTCGCCGATGTGATTGTTAACGGCGAAAACGGCTTTCTGGCAGACAACGAACAGCAATGGCATGAAGCGTTCGACACCCTGATTCAAAATTCCGAGTTGCGCGACAGTATGGCGCAGGCGGCATACCGTACGGTCACGGAAACATACAGCCCGCAAGCCATCGGCAGCACGCAGCTTGCATCCGCCGTCCGTTTTGAATCTGCAGCAAAAGGGAAAACCAAAGTCTTATCGTTTAATGTTTATTATCATCCGCAATCGTTTGGTGGGGCGACCATCGTTGCCGAGCAACTGAACAAACTGCTTGCCGATGAAGAAGCCTACGAAATATATGCGGTAACGACTTTGCCGATGAAGAGCTGGCTGCCGCCGTACAGCGTTATCCGTTATGAATACGGCAAAGTGACCGTGTTTGGCGTTGCCGTTCCTTCAGAAGATGCAGCCGCCCACGAAAACCCGCGTTTTGATGCAGCTGTCAAAGACATCATCGAACTCGTACAGCCCGACATCGCTCATATCCACTGCATTCAAAGCATGGGCGTCGGTATGGTCGATATTTGTCGGGAAGCTGGTGTCAAAACCCTCGTTACCCTGCATGACGCATGGTGGATTTGTCCGAACCAGTTCATGCTTGACGAAAATGAAGTCTTCCGCGAGCAATGGAATACCGAAGACGAACGGAGCAAAACCATAGCCCGCGCCTTGGCAAAAATCGATATGTTGCTTGCGCCCAGCAAATATTTTGCCGAACTGCATGAAAAAACCTTGGGCAGGAACGTCCTCGTCAACAAAAACGGTGTTACCCGCCCCTTGGGTCAAATATCCAAACGGAAAAAAGACGTTATCCGCTTCGGCTATGTCGGCGGAAAAACCAAAATCAAAGGCGTTCATCTGATTTTGGAAGCTTTCAGGAAATACCGTTTCCCCAATACCGAACTGGTTGTCGTGGACAATATGCTCAACGTCGGCGCACGTTCGTTCTTTGATAGCGATTTCGACGGCGTGGAACGCTTCCGTATCGAACCTGCTTACAGCCAAGACACCATCGACTATTTCTTCTCGGAAATCGATGTTTTGCTGTTCCCGACCCAATGGAAAGAAAGTTTCGGTTTGACGGTCAGGGAAGCAGTGTTGCGTGATGTTTGGGTAATCGCCACGGATGCAGGCGGTGTGTCCGAAGACATTATCGACGGCGAAAACGGCACGGTCATTCCGTTTGACAGCGGCGTGGAAGAATTGAGCCGCGCCATTGCCGAAGTTTGCGAACGCTATCAAGCAATGGACGACGGCGCAGTCATTGAACTGCCGAAAAGCCATATTCGGACTTTTGCGGAACAAAAAGACGAATTGGCAGGCCTATATCAAGAAATACTGTCGAACCAAGCAGATTGATGTTTTCAGACGACCCTTTCGATGGCAGCAAAGGGTCGTCTGAAAATGACAGCGAATGAACTTAATCCCGTACGGTGTTGACTTATCGAAACTAATTTTCACTGCATTAAAGCACCTACAATTAACCACACCACACCTAAATCATGAATAAAACCATCATCCTAGCCGTTCCCTATATGTACGGGTTGGACAAGTGCATAGAGAAAAACCTGCGCTTCCACGGCTTCAATATCATCAATCTCTGTTACGACGACAGGGACTCATACTATCCGCACATAGGCTGCCGTATTCTCGGTTTGTATCATAAACACATTAAAAAAGACGGCGATTACAAGAAAAAACTGAAATATTCCCGCTACCGCAAGCAGATAACCGAAAAACTGGCTTCCTTGGAAGGCGGCAAAGCAGACTATGCCCTCTGCCTCCGCGCCAATATTTATCCCAAAGAAATCATCGCCGCTATCCGAGAGCACAGCAAGATATGCGTTAACTATCAATATGACGGTATCGACCGTTTTCCCGACATCATCGAATATTTGCCTTATTTCGACTGCTGCTGGGTGTTCAATAAAAACGATGTGGAGAAATACCCCCAATATCATTTTAAAGCAACCACCAATTTCTATTTCGATTTCCCGATTGAAAGAGAGGGGAGGGTGGAAGGTCTTTATTTTTTAGGAGGTTATGAAGAACGAAGAGAACATCAAACCTCCGTTTTTCTCGATGAAGCACGCAGACTGGGGCTGTCTTTGGATTTCCACATCTACTGCAAAGACGACCGCGCAAGCAAAATTTTCGGCAACGACGGCATTACCTATTTGGACAGACAAAGCATCCTGAGCTTCGAGCAAAACCTGCAAAAGGTCAAAAACTGCCTGGCAATCGTCGATTTTGTCCAATTTGAAAATTACGGCCTGTCTTTCCGCGTATTCGACGCCCTGTGTTTCGACAAAAAACTGATTACCACCAATCAGGCCGTAGCGGAATGCGACTTCTACCATCCCGACAACATCTTCATTTGGAACGGAGAAAGCCTTGATGGATTGGAAGACTTTTTCAGACGACCTTACCATCCCGTTTCCGAAGAAATAAAAAACAAATACGCCTTCGGCAACTGGGTTCGCCGAATCCTCGACATATCAGACAAAGCATAAACAGACACCATGCCGACCGAACAAAAAACGATTATCTTGGGGATGCCTGCCGACAACCAAATCTACCGCGTCATCGAAGCCGCCTTAAATCATCACGGCTTCAACGTCGTCAGCGTCGTCATGGACAACCTGAATTTCCGCTATCCTTCCCTTTCCAGTCGTCTGAAAGTCAAATTCAGACAACTGGTGCTGCGGGACAAAAACGCCAAAAAAGACTTTAAATCCGCCCAATTGATCCGAGACGTCGAAAATAAACTGGCAGCGCACGGCAAGGCGGATTATGCCCTGTTTATCCGCGGCGATATTTACTCGCCCGAGTTTCTGGATATGATTAAACGCCATACCCGTCCCGGCAATATAGTCAACTACCAATGGGACGGCATCGACCGTTTCCCCGCCATTTGGGATTGCGCCGACCGGTTCGACCGTATTTACGTTTTTGATCCCGCCGATATGCGAAATCCGAAACATCCCTTCCTGCCGACCACCAACTTCTATTTCGACCACGATGTCAACCTGCCCGAAAACCCGCCCAACGATTTCTATTTCATCGGCTGGCATATACCCGACCGCGCCCCGATTATTTCCGCGTTCGGCAAAGCGGCCGAAACGCTGGGCTGGAAGCTTGACTTCAATATCGGCTGTTTGAATACCGACGTCGATACCCTCCGCCGTTTTTATCCTACGGAAAACATCAAAGTCTTCATCGGCATTAGAAGTTTCGCCGACAACATCGAAGCCGCCAAACAGGCAAAAATCCTGATAGATTTCAAAACACCCGTTCACAACGGCCTCTCGTTCCGCCCCTTCGAAGCCCTCGGTTACCGCAAAAAACTGATTACCACCAACGCCGAAATCAAAAAATACGATTTCTACCACCCCGACAACATCTTCGTTTGGGATGGTAAAAGTTTGGACGGTTTGGCAGAATTTGTCGCCAAACCCTACTGCGAACTGTCGCCCGAAATCTACCAAAAATACAGTTTCAGCAACTGGTTGCGCTATATTCTAGACATACCGCCCCATCAAAAAATAACTCTGCCCGAATAAACGGAGAGGTCGTCTGAAATTTGCCGATATAGCAGATTGAAATAGGCAATTCCAGCACCGTCATTCCCGTGCAGGCGGGAATCCAGAGATTTGAGATTACGGTAATCTCTAAACATCTCTGAAAGATTAAGATCGGGATTCCCGCCTACGCGGGAATGACAATACGGAGGCTTCTTATTTTGTTTCAGACGGCCTCAAAAATTAGATTCATCACACTATTTATGCTATAAGGTCGTCTGAAATAAACAGACTCTATTCTCGAAACAAGGAAGTAAACATGAGTACACAAGATTTAAGCGGCAAAATCGCATTGGTAACAGGCGCATCGCGCGGTATTGGCGCGGCGATTGCCGACACGCTGGCGGCGGCAGGTGCCAAGGTCATCGGTACGGCGACCAGCGAAAGCGGCGCGGCGGCGATTAGCGAGCGTCTGGCGCAATGGGGCGGCGAAGGCCGTGCATTGAATTCCGCCGAACCCGAAACCATCGAAAACCTGATTGCCGACATCGAAAAAGCGTTCGGCAAGCTGGACATTCTGGTCAACAACGCCGGCATCACCCGCGACAACCTCCTGATGCGTATGAAAGAAGAAGAGTGGGACGACATCATGCAGGTTAACCTCAAATCCGTGTTCCGCGCCTCTAAAGCCGTATTGCGCGGCATGATGAAGCAGCGCGCCGGTCGCATCATCAACATCACATCCGTCGTCGGCGTGATGGGCAATGCCGGTCAGACCAACTATGCCGCGGCAAAAGCAGGCTTGATCGGTTTCTCCAAATCCATGGCGCGCGAAGTCGGCAGCCGCGGCATTACCGTCAACTGCGTCGCCCCAGGCTTTATCGACACCGATATGACCCGCGCCCTGCCTGAAGAAACCCAAAAAACCTTCGAAGCGCAAACTTCGCTGGGCAAATTCGGCGAAGCGCAGGACATTGCCGATGCGGTATTGTTCCTCGCTTCCGACCAAGCAAAATACATTACCGGTCAAACGCTGCACGTCAACGGCGGTATGTTGATGCCTTGATTCGGCTTGGAAAATAAGGAAGGTCGTCTGAAAACGGATTTCAGACGACCTTTTTGTTTTGTTTAGTCTGCTTGCAGCAGTTGCTTGTTGAGTTCCGCCTGTATCAGCAGGCCGTGGGCGAAGTTGCGGCTGTCGGCGAGGATGAGTTTGCCGCCGTAGCGTTTGGCGATGGCATCGGCGATGGAGAGTCCGAGTCCGGTGCCTTGCTGTTCCGTGCCGAGTATGCGGTAGAAGGCGTCGGTTACGCGGCTGCGTTCGGCGGCGGGGATACCGGGGCCGTCGTCTTCCACCCAGATGGTGAGGGTGGTCGGGGTCTCGCTGAAACCTATGTCAATGCGGCCGCCTGCGGGGGTGTAGCGGATGGCGTTGTCGGTGAAGGTTTTGATGAGGGTGTAGATTTCGGTGTCGTCGGCACGGATGCGGAGGTCGTTTTCAACGGCGACGCCGATGTCTTGCTGTTTGTTGAGGGCGAGGGGCATGAGTTCTTGCAACACACGGCGGAACTGGGCTTGCAGGCTGATGTCGGTCAGGTTGCGTTGGGTTTCGGAGCCTTGGGCGCGGGCGTGGGTCAGGAGCTGCTCGAGCAGGTGGCGGTTGCGCTGTATGCTTTGGAGGATGAGTCCGGTCTGTTCGCGGGCTTCGTCCGATTGGGGCAGCTTGGTGAGCCGTTCTGCCTGAAGGGAGAGGGCGGTCAGTGGGCTGCGCAGTTCGTGGGCGGCATCGGCGATGAAGCGTTGCTGGCGGCGGATGTTTTCGCCTGTGCGTTGCAGCAGTTGGTTGATGGCGGTAACGAAGCCTTGTATTTCGCTGGGCACGCCTTCTCCGTCCAGCGGCGAGAGGTCGTCTGAACGGCGTTTGCCGAGTGAGGCGGAAAGGGTTTTGACGGGGCGCATGGCGCGGTAGGTGATCCATACGGTCAGCAGGATCATGAGGGGCAGGGCGATGAGCAGCGGGAGGACGCTTTGGTAGGCGGCGGTGGCTGCGAGGTCGTCGCGGTATTCGGTTTCTTGGAGTACGGCGATTTTGCCTTGCGGGGTTTGGCGGATGTAGGCGCGGTATTCGTCGTCGTCATCGTCGTCGTCGTCATCAACGCTGCCTTTGATGGTGTGGAATCCTTCGCCGAGTGTGTCGGACAAAGGGACGGTGTCTTCTTGTCCGAAGGTTTGGATAAGGATGTGGTTTTCGCTGCCTATTTGTGTGTAGTCGGTGGTTTTGGGGTTGATGTAGGCGGCGGTTTGGCGCAACAGGTCGTCCTGAAGCTCTTCGGCTTCATGGTAGGTTTGGTAATAGGAGAATGCGCCTGCGATGATGGACAAAGGCAGGAACATCAGTATCAGGGCGATGCTGATACGGACTTGCAGGGATTGTTTGAGGGTCTGGATAAAGTGATGCATAGTGTGTTTGGTGGGGCTGTTTTAGGTTTTGCTATAGTTGATTAACTTTAAACCAGTACGGCGTTGCCTCGCCTTAGCTCAAAGAGAACGATTCTCTAAGGTGCTGAAGCACCAAGTGAATCGGTTCCGTACTATCTGTACTGTCTGCGGCTTCGTCGCCTTGTCCTGATTTAAAGTTAATCCACTATATTGATTATGGCATGGGCGGGTATGGATGCGCGGATTGGGGTTTCAGACGACCTCTTTGGCGACCAGCCAGCCTACGCCGCGTACGTTTTGGATGTGTTCTTTGCCGAGCTTTTTGCGTATGGCGTGGATGAGGAAATCAACGGCGTTGCTCTCGACTTCTTCGCCCCAGCCGTAGATTTTGTCTTCAAGGTCGCTGCGGGAGAGGATGATGCCGGGACGCATCATCAGGGCTTGGAGGACGGCAAATTCTTTGTTGCTCAGGAGGACGAGTTTGTCTTGTCCTTTGACTTCGACTTGGTAGGTGGCGGGGTTGAGGGTGAGCGCGCCGTTGGTCAGCAGGGTTTGGCTGTGGCCGCTGTGGCGGCGCAGGACGGCGCGCATACGGGCTTGCAGCTCCGCCATGTCGAAGGGTTTGACGATGTAGTCGTCGGCGCCGCCGTCCAGTCCGTTGAGGCGGCTGTGGAGGTCGTCGCGGGCGGTAACGATGAGGACGGGGGTTTTGCTGCCTTCGTGTCGGATTTGGGTGAGGACGTCCAACCCGTCTTTGCCGGGCAGTCCGAGGTCGAGCAGCAGCAAATCATAGTTCTGCGCCTGAAGGGCGGTAGAAACTTGGCTGCCGTTTTTGACCCAATCGACGGCATAGCCGCTGTCTTTGAGGTTGGCGGCTACGGCTTGTGCAATCATGTTGTCGTCTTCTGCAAGCAATACGCGCATGGTGTTCTCCTTAATCAGCGGGAAGGATAGCAGGGGAAAATTAGGAGGGGTTTAGCGGGAGGTCGTCTGAAAGGGGCGGCTGGTTTTCAGACGACCTTTTGTTGCTTTTCCGTACTTGATTGGGTTTCCTTCGGCGTGGGTTCTGCCGGGTATGGTGGACATTTTCTTCTAAAGGAATACTGCACTTGAATAGTCTGCCGATTTTGCCAAAAGGTCGTCTGAAAACCACGATTCCGTTTGAACTGGCCCCCAAATCTTGGACACTCATAAAAGCCTATTCAGGCGCTCTGTGCAAGCTGGGTTCTGTATGCGACAGGACTCAGCTTTTTCAATTTCAAACTGCAACGCTCCCGGTTGTAGTAATCCATATAGTCATCTATCTGCTTCATCAATTCATCTACCGTCAATTCACCTGCGTTATAGAAACACTCCGTCTTCAACACCGCAAAGAAGCTTTCCATCGGCGCATTGTCCCAACAGTTCGCCTTTCGCGACATGCTTTGAACCATGGAATGCTCCGCAAGCAATTCCCTATACCCCGCCGTACGGTACAGCACACCTTGGTCCGAATGCAGCATCGTTCCTTTATCAGTCAGACGGGGTGCGGCTTTTTCGAGCATTTCCTTCACCATTTCGCTGTTGGCATTGCGGCTCATGGCGTAGGCGACGATTTCCCGGTTGAACAAGTCCAAGATTGGCGAGAGGTACAATTTGCCGTCTTTTCCTTTGAGTTCGGTAACGTCGGTCAGCCATTTTTCGTTGGGCTTTCGGGCTTTGAACCGGCGTTTGAGGAGGTTTTCCGATATTTCGCCCATAGCGGGATGGCGGTAGGCTTTTTTCGCCCGTATGAGGGCTTTCAGTTCCAACTGCTTCATTAACCGCGCCGCTTTTTTGCGGTTCCAACCCAATGCTGCGGCAATGCGCCTTTGTCCGTAGCGTCCTTTATGCCGCCGGTAGGTTTCGACAAGGAGGGCTTTGTCGGCTTCGTCGGGATCGGGTCGGTCTTGGTGATGGTAGTAAAAGCTGCTTTTGGGCAGGTTTGCGATGTGCAGTAGGTATTTGAGCGGGTGTTGCGCCCTCAGTGTTTGGACGGTTTGGCTTTGTCCTTTTCGGTCTGCTTTTGGCTGAGGGCTTTTAACTCCTTTAGGTAGGCGACCTCTGCGCGCATATAGCACAACTCTTCGATAAGCTCTGCCTGTGTTTTTTCTTGGTCGGGTTTATCTGCGATGAAGGGGTTTTTTCGATGTTGGGGCATGGTTTTGGATTGGGGATGTTCGAGTGCGCCGATACCGCCTTCTTGATAGGCGCGTATCCATCGTCTCAGGTGGGTTCGGGAAATGCCGTAGTGGTCTGCGGTACGCTGTTGGCTGCGTATATGCAGATAGTGGAGTACGGCTTGGTATTTGAAGTGTAATGTATATTTGCTCATAAAAAAACTGCACCTTGTGAGTTGGAGGGGATGTCCAACTTTTGGGGTGCAGTTCAGTTTTCAGACGACCTTTTGTCTTTACAGCAACACAATATCGTACTGTTCCTGCGTGTAGGCGGTTTCGACTGCCAGCGAAATCGGTTTGCCGATAAAGTCGATGAGCATCGCCAGCGATTGCGATTCTTCGTCGAGGAAGAGGTCGATGACGTTGGGCGCGGCGAGGATGCGGAAGGACTGCACGTCGTAACGGCGGGCTTCGCGGACGATTTCGCGCTGGATTTCGTAGCAAATGGTCTGCGGCGTTTTCAGACGACCCCTGCCTTGACAGGACGGGCAGGGTTCGCAGAGGATTTGGCTGAGGTTTTCGCGCGAACGTTTGCGCGTCAGCTCGACTAAACCTAAGCTGGTGAAGCCGTTGAGGGTGACGCGGGTGCGGTCGAAGGCGAGGGCTTTGGCAAGTTCTTGCAACACGGCTTCGCGGTGCGCTTCCTGCGCCATGTCGATGAAGTCGATGATGATGATGCCGCCAAGGTTGCGCAACCGTAATTCGCGGGCGATGGTGTGGCAGGCTTCGAGGTTGGTGCGGAAGATAGTTTCGTCGAAGTTGCGCGCGCCGACGAAGCCGCCGGTGTTCACGTCTATCGTGGTCATGGCTTCGGTGGACTCGATGATCAGGTAGCTGCCGAAGTTGAGGTTGACGCGCGGTTGTAGGGCGCGGCTGATTTCCTGTTCGACGTTGTGGGTTTCAAACAGCGGGCGTTCGCCTTTAAACAGCTCTATCTTGCCCAATGCGCCGTGGACGTATTGCTCGGCGAAACGGGTCATGCGGCGGTGGTTTTCGGTTGAATCGACCAGGATTTTTTGCGTGTCGAGGCTGAACATATCGCGCAACACGCGCAGGCTCAAAGGCAAATCCTGATACAGCAGGGTTTCCGGCGGCTGGGTTTTCGCTTGTTCTTGAATGTGTTCCCACACTTTGGTCAGGTAGTGGATATCGGATAGAAGCTGCTCGTCGGTGGCGTTTTCGGCGTTGGTGCGGATGATGTAGCCGTGGCACGCGTCTTCGGGCAATAGATTAGTCAGGCGTTCGCGCAGGCTGTTGCGTTCGGCATCGTCTTCGATGCGCTGGGAAATGCCGATGTGGTCTTCCTGCGGAAGGTGGACGAGGAAACGCCCGGCCAGCGAGATTTGAGTGGAAAGGCGCGCGCCTTTGGTGTTAATCGGGTCTTTGATGACCTGCACCAAAACCGACTGCCCTTCAAACAACATATGCTCGATGCGCTGGGTTTCTTCGGGGTTACGGCGTTGTTCGAGGACATCGACGATGTGCAGAAACGCCGCACGCTCCAAACCGATGTCGATGAACGCACTCTGCATGCCGGGCAGCACGCGGCGCACCATGCCCAGATAAATATTGCCGACCAGACTATGGCCGCTGTTGCGTTCGATGTGCAGCTCGCAGATATTGTTTTCTTCCAACACCGCCACGCGCGTTTCCTGCGGCGTAATGTTGACGAGCACGGTTTCGGGCGGACGGACGGCGTCCTTCGGGATGGGGATTCCTGAAAGCATGGTTTTAGTTCCTGATTTTTAATAAGAAATATAGTAGATTAAATTTGAACCAGACTGATGTTGCCCAAACCTGAAAATGATCGGCTGATTGTGTTGCTGTTCTGACTCAAATTTAATCTACCATCCGCTTGCCATCGGTTTTGTGGAAAATATAGTGGATTAACTTTAAACCAGTACGGCGTTGCCTCGCCTTGCCGTACTATCTGTACTGTCTGCGGCTTCGTTGCCTTGTCCTGATTTAAATTTAATCCACTATAAATGGCAAAAGCGGTTTGGATTGCCGTTTATCATACTTTAAAAACGGCGTTTTGGCACATGGGCGGCAGGCAGCCCTCACGCCCCGAAAACAAAGATTCAGGCAAAATAGCCAATTTCAAGTATTGTAAAATAAACCATATGCCCATATAGTGAACCCTATTAGAACTCTGAAAACAATCATGCAAACCGTTACGATGTACACAGGCGCGTTCTGCCCCTACTGCACCATGGCTAAAAAGCTGCTGCATTCGCTGGGCGTCGCCGAAATCAACGAAATCCGCGTCGACCGCAGCCCCGAAGC
Above is a window of Neisseria mucosa DNA encoding:
- a CDS encoding glycosyl transferase, which translates into the protein MNRQAQSPTVSVMIPYYNCKEYIVETIQSVLSQSHQNFEIIIVDDGSDPEHADYLKGFLADKPAIRYAVQNNQGVAAARNHAARLAGGKYFLFLDSDDLILPDYIEKCVTVLENNPDCKLVYPLAEYFDAQEGLWNLPDYDGLESLLKGNRIPIISMHRAEDFVSLGGFDENLTTHEDWDLWIRLLSNGGTVIRIPEVLFRYRKRRDGSSLINRLEQNPDLNREDWQKVYEKNRVLFMQYHLGYSDCIQKISLLEQQIQSLSELNLQLREDNTNMQNQNQELQHVMAKLLQQTELSVEQTEFLQQQIEMLLRNSTVEEQLEEQEKQIKLLKKQIDTLQQEKQSLEQSIHKENRRLAKYKGLWTVKVFKPFVKTEQAISSANRYRKGFRFLVREKGSIGKAYQFLRRHYKQTHSIKSVKQILKAVSSASAFEHSIQADSIPQTFIHRLTKHAADTLAPKVAIIAELSIPQCKKYRVIQKQEMLEELGIPCSVTSWTDSNEAKKQISLASLVIFYRVPGFDSVMDLIAECRRLNIKTLWDVDDLIFDEDVLKTSSTINSLEPAEKEGVINGAKLYRQAMLACNEGIASTSGLAKAMKEAGLETIYVVENALDDETLAAARSIEGRLKKQEDGLIRIIYGSGTKTHNIDFLEAAPALANILKENPNVRFRIIGYLELPEYFDEVQSQIERIPFCNYTEYLTYLSECDISIAPLENFVFNDAKSNIKYLEASITKVASICSPRAAFADVIVNGENGFLADNEQQWHEAFDTLIQNSELRDSMAQAAYRTVTETYSPQAIGSTQLASAVRFESAAKGKTKVLSFNVYYHPQSFGGATIVAEQLNKLLADEEAYEIYAVTTLPMKSWLPPYSVIRYEYGKVTVFGVAVPSEDAAAHENPRFDAAVKDIIELVQPDIAHIHCIQSMGVGMVDICREAGVKTLVTLHDAWWICPNQFMLDENEVFREQWNTEDERSKTIARALAKIDMLLAPSKYFAELHEKTLGRNVLVNKNGVTRPLGQISKRKKDVIRFGYVGGKTKIKGVHLILEAFRKYRFPNTELVVVDNMLNVGARSFFDSDFDGVERFRIEPAYSQDTIDYFFSEIDVLLFPTQWKESFGLTVREAVLRDVWVIATDAGGVSEDIIDGENGTVIPFDSGVEELSRAIAEVCERYQAMDDGAVIELPKSHIRTFAEQKDELAGLYQEILSNQAD
- a CDS encoding DNA-binding response regulator, with the translated sequence MRVLLAEDDNMIAQAVAANLKDSGYAVDWVKNGSQVSTALQAQNYDLLLLDLGLPGKDGLDVLTQIRHEGSKTPVLIVTARDDLHSRLNGLDGGADDYIVKPFDMAELQARMRAVLRRHSGHSQTLLTNGALTLNPATYQVEVKGQDKLVLLSNKEFAVLQALMMRPGIILSRSDLEDKIYGWGEEVESNAVDFLIHAIRKKLGKEHIQNVRGVGWLVAKEVV
- a CDS encoding ribonuclease G, encoding MLSGIPIPKDAVRPPETVLVNITPQETRVAVLEENNICELHIERNSGHSLVGNIYLGMVRRVLPGMQSAFIDIGLERAAFLHIVDVLEQRRNPEETQRIEHMLFEGQSVLVQVIKDPINTKGARLSTQISLAGRFLVHLPQEDHIGISQRIEDDAERNSLRERLTNLLPEDACHGYIIRTNAENATDEQLLSDIHYLTKVWEHIQEQAKTQPPETLLYQDLPLSLRVLRDMFSLDTQKILVDSTENHRRMTRFAEQYVHGALGKIELFKGERPLFETHNVEQEISRALQPRVNLNFGSYLIIESTEAMTTIDVNTGGFVGARNFDETIFRTNLEACHTIARELRLRNLGGIIIIDFIDMAQEAHREAVLQELAKALAFDRTRVTLNGFTSLGLVELTRKRSRENLSQILCEPCPSCQGRGRLKTPQTICYEIQREIVREARRYDVQSFRILAAPNVIDLFLDEESQSLAMLIDFIGKPISLAVETAYTQEQYDIVLL
- the fabG gene encoding 3-oxoacyl-ACP reductase FabG (catalyzes the first of the two reduction steps in the elongation cycle of fatty acid synthesis) translates to MSTQDLSGKIALVTGASRGIGAAIADTLAAAGAKVIGTATSESGAAAISERLAQWGGEGRALNSAEPETIENLIADIEKAFGKLDILVNNAGITRDNLLMRMKEEEWDDIMQVNLKSVFRASKAVLRGMMKQRAGRIINITSVVGVMGNAGQTNYAAAKAGLIGFSKSMAREVGSRGITVNCVAPGFIDTDMTRALPEETQKTFEAQTSLGKFGEAQDIADAVLFLASDQAKYITGQTLHVNGGMLMP
- a CDS encoding two-component sensor histidine kinase, whose product is MHHFIQTLKQSLQVRISIALILMFLPLSIIAGAFSYYQTYHEAEELQDDLLRQTAAYINPKTTDYTQIGSENHILIQTFGQEDTVPLSDTLGEGFHTIKGSVDDDDDDDDDEYRAYIRQTPQGKIAVLQETEYRDDLAATAAYQSVLPLLIALPLMILLTVWITYRAMRPVKTLSASLGKRRSDDLSPLDGEGVPSEIQGFVTAINQLLQRTGENIRRQQRFIADAAHELRSPLTALSLQAERLTKLPQSDEAREQTGLILQSIQRNRHLLEQLLTHARAQGSETQRNLTDISLQAQFRRVLQELMPLALNKQQDIGVAVENDLRIRADDTEIYTLIKTFTDNAIRYTPAGGRIDIGFSETPTTLTIWVEDDGPGIPAAERSRVTDAFYRILGTEQQGTGLGLSIADAIAKRYGGKLILADSRNFAHGLLIQAELNKQLLQAD
- a CDS encoding sulfatase, with protein sequence MAKAVWIAVYHTLKTAFWHMGGRQPSRPENKDSGKIANFKYCKINHMPI